One genomic segment of Cyanobium sp. WAJ14-Wanaka includes these proteins:
- a CDS encoding AbrB/MazE/SpoVT family DNA-binding domain-containing protein, whose amino-acid sequence MVRAKLVKIGNSRGIRLAKPLLEVAGLSDEVEIEAAPGVLTIRPSAHPRAGWAEAAAAFDPDGLLDDMSSTRFDDEEWSW is encoded by the coding sequence TCGGGCGAAGCTTGTCAAAATTGGGAACTCGCGGGGCATCCGTCTCGCGAAGCCGTTACTTGAGGTGGCGGGGCTTTCTGATGAAGTCGAAATCGAGGCTGCGCCTGGAGTGCTGACGATCAGACCCTCTGCACATCCAAGAGCAGGCTGGGCAGAAGCAGCAGCAGCATTCGATCCAGATGGTCTTCTCGATGATATGAGCAGCACCCGCTTTGACGACGAAGAATGGTCGTGGTAA
- a CDS encoding type II toxin-antitoxin system PemK/MazF family toxin has product MVVVTEAAVSRGAIYLVSLNPTQGSEIRKTRPCVVVSPDELNAHLRTFIVAPLTTGGHPYPFRIRCRFDDKDGHVVADQLRAVDRDRLIKHLGVLDEDTLVEVLSVLQAMFSV; this is encoded by the coding sequence ATGGTCGTGGTAACAGAAGCAGCCGTCTCAAGAGGGGCTATCTACCTTGTTTCCCTTAATCCCACGCAAGGATCAGAAATCAGGAAAACCAGGCCGTGCGTTGTCGTCTCCCCAGATGAGTTGAATGCCCATCTCCGCACGTTTATCGTTGCGCCACTTACAACAGGTGGCCATCCCTATCCTTTTCGCATACGTTGCAGATTTGATGATAAAGATGGTCATGTGGTTGCCGATCAGCTCAGGGCTGTCGATAGAGACCGGTTGATTAAGCACCTAGGCGTATTGGACGAAGACACGCTGGTTGAGGTGCTCAGTGTTTTGCAGGCTATGTTTTCTGTGTAG
- a CDS encoding type II toxin-antitoxin system HicB family antitoxin: MARQFDVVVEKDSDGFLVASVPALSGCHTQARSLDEMMERIKEAIELCLEVQEGDVEQLDFLGIQRVTG, from the coding sequence ATGGCAAGGCAATTTGATGTCGTTGTCGAGAAAGACTCGGATGGATTCTTAGTCGCCAGTGTGCCTGCTCTGTCTGGCTGTCACACACAGGCACGCTCTCTTGATGAGATGATGGAGCGCATCAAGGAAGCTATTGAGCTGTGCCTTGAAGTTCAAGAGGGTGATGTTGAGCAACTTGATTTTTTAGGTATTCAGAGGGTTACGGGATAG
- a CDS encoding type II toxin-antitoxin system HicA family toxin has product MEVLSGYRKSNDYGTQEGWLFVLRVKGSHHFLRHPDERTTVEPVHSGESIGPGLLAKVLRDVDLTRNKLEELLV; this is encoded by the coding sequence ATCGAAGTACTCAGCGGTTACAGGAAAAGCAATGATTATGGCACTCAAGAGGGCTGGCTTTTTGTGCTAAGAGTGAAGGGTAGCCATCATTTTCTTCGGCATCCAGATGAACGGACAACAGTCGAGCCAGTGCATTCCGGTGAATCAATCGGGCCTGGTTTGCTGGCCAAGGTACTACGTGATGTAGATCTCACGAGAAATAAACTTGAAGAGTTGCTTGTGTAA
- a CDS encoding IS3 family transposase encodes MLGGRGRLTNAAHRQKAIELITEANATGARLLRACCEIGISLRTLKRWRKAFAGDGDGEDRRKGSLRLVSHRLTGEERQRILLTCNQAEYASLPPAQIVPALADQGLFIGSESSLYRVLHQAGQCHRRGRARLPQEPRSVPRLMAAGPNRVWSWDITYLPTTVRGIWLYLYLVIDVWSRKVVAWDIAEREDPAIAADLVSRACLRERISKGRKQPLILHADNGNAMRAATLESRLEELGVLRSFSRPRVSNDNPYSESLFRTVKYRPDYPSRPFASKDEACQWVVAFVDWYNHRHRHSGIKFVTPHQRHSGAATAICQQRIDVYEKARRANPSRWSRQIRCWRQPAEVWINKPPEEPNSIQPVPLIQAALVAA; translated from the coding sequence TTGCTCGGAGGACGCGGAAGGCTGACCAACGCCGCCCACCGGCAGAAGGCGATCGAGCTGATCACAGAAGCAAATGCCACTGGCGCCAGGTTGCTGAGGGCCTGCTGCGAGATCGGGATCTCTCTGCGCACCCTCAAACGCTGGCGGAAGGCTTTTGCAGGTGATGGGGATGGCGAAGACCGCCGTAAAGGCAGTCTCCGCTTAGTTTCCCACCGCCTCACGGGCGAAGAGCGTCAGCGGATCCTGCTGACGTGCAACCAGGCGGAGTACGCCTCGTTGCCGCCGGCTCAGATAGTGCCAGCCTTGGCCGATCAAGGGCTTTTTATAGGTTCAGAAAGCAGTCTCTATCGGGTGTTGCACCAGGCAGGGCAATGCCATCGGCGCGGACGGGCCAGGTTGCCGCAGGAGCCACGCTCAGTGCCGCGCCTGATGGCGGCTGGGCCCAACCGGGTCTGGAGCTGGGATATCACCTATCTGCCCACGACCGTCCGCGGGATTTGGCTGTACCTCTACCTGGTGATCGACGTCTGGAGCAGGAAGGTGGTGGCCTGGGATATCGCCGAGCGGGAAGACCCAGCCATCGCTGCCGATCTGGTGAGTAGGGCTTGTCTGAGAGAACGAATCAGCAAGGGCCGCAAGCAGCCGTTGATCCTCCATGCCGATAACGGCAATGCAATGCGTGCCGCAACGCTGGAAAGCCGACTGGAGGAGCTGGGGGTGCTCAGATCTTTCTCCAGGCCACGGGTCTCAAATGACAACCCCTACTCGGAATCGCTGTTCCGAACCGTCAAATACCGGCCCGACTACCCCAGCCGGCCTTTTGCCAGCAAAGACGAGGCCTGCCAGTGGGTCGTGGCCTTTGTGGATTGGTACAACCACCGGCACCGCCATAGCGGTATCAAGTTCGTGACGCCCCACCAGCGCCACAGTGGCGCCGCTACGGCCATTTGCCAGCAGCGCATTGATGTCTATGAGAAGGCTCGCCGGGCAAATCCATCGCGCTGGAGCAGGCAGATCCGCTGCTGGCGTCAGCCGGCAGAAGTGTGGATCAACAAGCCACCAGAGGAGCCCAATTCAATCCAGCCGGTACCATTAATCCAGGCCGCCTTAGTGGCAGCCTAG
- a CDS encoding transposase, translating into MRRYSEAVRADVRRRMSPPQRQSVARISKELGIHILTLYRWRRTWRLQGEVVPASEREPEAWSAADKFTVVVETAGLNATELSGYCRERGMFPEQVRIWKQAALDANAKPVLTMDEQKELERLRAQDQREIKAPKKELQRKEKAMAEMAALLVLRKKWDAFCSEDAEG; encoded by the coding sequence ATGCGTCGTTACAGCGAGGCCGTAAGGGCTGATGTGAGAAGGCGGATGAGTCCGCCACAAAGACAGAGCGTGGCCCGGATTTCAAAGGAGCTGGGCATTCATATTTTGACCCTCTACAGATGGAGAAGGACTTGGCGATTGCAGGGAGAGGTAGTACCGGCTTCCGAGAGGGAACCAGAAGCCTGGAGCGCTGCAGACAAGTTCACGGTGGTGGTTGAGACCGCTGGCCTCAACGCCACCGAGCTCAGCGGTTACTGCCGCGAGCGAGGGATGTTCCCCGAGCAGGTAAGAATTTGGAAACAGGCGGCACTTGATGCCAATGCCAAGCCGGTGCTGACGATGGACGAGCAGAAGGAGCTTGAAAGGCTCCGCGCCCAAGACCAAAGGGAAATCAAAGCCCCTAAAAAAGAGCTGCAGCGAAAGGAAAAGGCCATGGCGGAGATGGCAGCCCTGCTGGTGCTGCGAAAAAAGTGGGATGCCTTTTGCTCGGAGGACGCGGAAGGCTGA
- a CDS encoding type II toxin-antitoxin system RelE/ParE family toxin, with amino-acid sequence MAENSLSIKPSAAKELQALSGKATLTRMIVKIKSLATQPRPSGYEKLAGRPNFYRVRQGNYRVICSVDDERHVVDVVKVGHRRDVYR; translated from the coding sequence GTGGCCGAAAATAGCCTCTCTATTAAGCCATCAGCTGCTAAAGAGCTCCAAGCGTTATCAGGCAAGGCGACGTTGACACGGATGATTGTGAAAATTAAATCACTGGCAACTCAACCGCGGCCATCAGGGTATGAAAAGCTTGCAGGCAGGCCAAACTTTTATCGTGTCCGACAAGGTAACTATCGGGTCATTTGCTCCGTCGATGATGAGAGGCATGTTGTCGACGTTGTTAAGGTTGGCCACAGAAGAGATGTCTACCGATGA
- a CDS encoding nucleotidyltransferase family protein → MSAIIDEKRQEIAAACQRYGIGRLFVFGSALREDFRPGESDIDLLVEFGPLEITKRFHV, encoded by the coding sequence ATGTCAGCCATCATTGACGAGAAGCGACAGGAGATCGCGGCAGCCTGCCAGCGATATGGGATTGGGCGTTTGTTTGTCTTTGGCTCAGCCCTCAGAGAGGACTTCAGGCCTGGAGAAAGTGATATTGACCTTCTTGTTGAATTTGGCCCATTGGAAATCACCAAGCGCTTTCATGTGTAG
- a CDS encoding DUF86 domain-containing protein, protein MARDLSAYLQDIPDACNSTEDVMSGISLEDYRNKRAVRSAIEREFIIIGKALRRVSFLDETLFSSISNSRAIVDFRNLLAHDYGAIDDDAVFGLVYSDLIVLKAEVGELLDSWHDAN, encoded by the coding sequence ATGGCGCGTGATCTATCTGCATATTTACAGGATATCCCTGATGCCTGCAACTCGACTGAAGATGTCATGAGCGGCATTTCATTAGAAGATTACCGCAACAAGCGTGCCGTTAGATCTGCTATCGAACGAGAGTTCATCATTATTGGCAAGGCCCTTAGGAGGGTCAGCTTCCTCGATGAGACGCTGTTTAGTTCTATATCTAATTCTCGTGCGATCGTTGACTTTCGGAACCTGCTTGCCCATGACTATGGAGCAATTGATGACGATGCCGTTTTCGGACTTGTCTATTCAGATCTGATCGTTCTTAAGGCAGAAGTTGGCGAGCTGTTGGATAGCTGGCATGACGCAAACTAA
- a CDS encoding DUF1643 domain-containing protein, which produces MAQWTDAAAVFSPCGCYRYALWRSWQGGEGELLVVGLNPSTADAFNDDATLRRCIGFARNWGFAGVRLANLFAWRSRDPRLLQRVADPVGPENDRWLRRLAAGSAMRLVAWGARGQLGGRAERVLALLPERHCLGFTRSGQPCHPLYLPATRRPRPWQP; this is translated from the coding sequence ATGGCCCAGTGGACTGACGCCGCCGCTGTTTTTAGCCCCTGTGGTTGTTATCGCTATGCCCTTTGGCGTAGCTGGCAGGGCGGCGAAGGGGAGTTGCTGGTGGTGGGGCTCAACCCCAGTACTGCGGACGCCTTTAATGACGACGCTACCTTGCGCCGCTGCATCGGTTTTGCCAGGAATTGGGGTTTCGCCGGCGTGAGGCTGGCCAATCTTTTTGCCTGGCGCAGCCGCGACCCTCGGCTGCTGCAGCGTGTGGCCGATCCAGTGGGCCCGGAAAACGACCGCTGGTTGAGGCGATTGGCCGCTGGTTCGGCGATGCGGCTGGTTGCCTGGGGGGCCCGCGGCCAGCTGGGCGGGAGGGCTGAGCGGGTGCTGGCCTTACTGCCTGAACGCCACTGCCTGGGCTTTACCCGCAGCGGTCAGCCCTGCCATCCCCTCTACCTGCCAGCGACGCGCCGGCCCCGGCCTTGGCAGCCGTAA
- the mtnA gene encoding S-methyl-5-thioribose-1-phosphate isomerase, which produces MNIDGKAWRTIWLEPDGGSGLSAVGVIDQTLLPHQFTTRILRSCDQAAEAISTMVVRGAPLIGVTGAYGLMLALQVDPSDAALAAAFEQLNATRPTAVNLRWALERVRAKVQPLPPLERAAAAQAEAALIAEEDVAMGEAIGEHGLAIFQQLAAARPAERQAEPFNVLTHCNAGWLATVDWGTALAPIYKAHRAGMKIHVWVDETRPRNQGASLTAYELGREGVPHTVIVDNAGGHLMQHGQVDAVIVGSDRTTRTGDVCNKIGTYLKALAAHDNGVPFYVALPASTIDWTIADGVAEIPIEARSAAEVTHIQGLLADAPPGSKPVSVQVTPNASAAFNPAFDVTPARLVTGLITERGVAPATPEGLRQLYGPVD; this is translated from the coding sequence ATGAACATCGACGGCAAGGCCTGGCGCACGATCTGGCTGGAGCCTGATGGCGGATCGGGCCTTAGCGCGGTCGGCGTAATCGACCAGACCCTGCTGCCCCACCAATTCACCACCCGAATCCTGCGCAGCTGCGATCAGGCGGCTGAGGCGATCAGCACGATGGTGGTGCGGGGCGCGCCGCTGATTGGTGTTACCGGCGCCTATGGCCTGATGTTAGCCCTGCAGGTGGATCCCTCCGATGCAGCCCTGGCTGCCGCCTTTGAACAGCTCAATGCCACCAGGCCCACGGCGGTGAACCTGCGCTGGGCCCTGGAGCGGGTGCGCGCCAAGGTGCAACCCCTGCCGCCGCTTGAGCGGGCCGCGGCGGCCCAGGCGGAGGCGGCGCTGATTGCCGAGGAGGACGTGGCGATGGGCGAAGCGATCGGCGAGCACGGCTTGGCGATCTTCCAGCAGCTGGCGGCGGCCCGGCCGGCTGAGCGCCAGGCTGAGCCGTTCAATGTGCTCACCCACTGCAACGCCGGTTGGCTGGCCACTGTGGACTGGGGCACGGCCCTGGCCCCCATTTACAAGGCCCACCGCGCCGGCATGAAGATTCACGTCTGGGTCGATGAGACCCGTCCGCGTAACCAGGGCGCCAGCCTCACCGCCTATGAGCTGGGCCGCGAGGGGGTGCCCCATACGGTGATTGTTGACAACGCGGGCGGCCACCTAATGCAGCACGGCCAGGTGGATGCGGTGATCGTGGGCAGCGATCGCACCACCCGCACCGGCGACGTCTGCAACAAGATCGGCACCTACCTCAAGGCCCTGGCCGCCCACGACAACGGCGTGCCCTTCTACGTGGCCCTGCCCGCCTCCACCATCGACTGGACCATCGCCGACGGGGTGGCTGAGATTCCGATTGAGGCCCGCAGTGCCGCCGAGGTGACCCACATCCAGGGCCTTTTGGCGGATGCACCGCCCGGATCCAAGCCGGTAAGCGTGCAGGTCACCCCCAACGCCAGCGCCGCCTTCAACCCGGCCTTTGACGTGACGCCGGCGCGGCTGGTGACGGGCCTGATCACCGAGCGGGGCGTGGCTCCTGCCACCCCAGAGGGACTGCGGCAGCTTTATGGCCCAGTGGACTGA
- a CDS encoding DUF1543 domain-containing protein, whose protein sequence is MGEQFHSGNPGVPQLWLVVLGGRAPGCHIELHDVRFVAAADIEAAIPELRRQWFGKREGLHLDAYVKVQAVDGWEVSLGREPAVPRPERLWFVNLGAYRPDSLAELHHFGLVVAPSAAAAKGAAKRQWLAGALQQHKDDLLAVDDCLALEQLELWGDTCWHVQLSPHPEGLSQSQVPDWFGYRPI, encoded by the coding sequence GTGGGGGAGCAATTTCACTCTGGCAACCCCGGCGTGCCCCAGCTGTGGCTGGTGGTGCTGGGCGGCCGAGCACCGGGCTGCCATATCGAGCTGCACGACGTGCGTTTCGTGGCGGCGGCAGACATCGAGGCGGCTATCCCGGAGCTGCGGCGCCAATGGTTCGGGAAGCGTGAGGGTTTGCACCTGGATGCCTATGTGAAGGTGCAGGCGGTGGATGGCTGGGAGGTGAGCTTGGGCCGCGAACCCGCGGTGCCCAGGCCCGAGCGACTGTGGTTTGTGAACTTGGGCGCCTACCGCCCCGATTCCTTGGCCGAGTTGCACCACTTCGGCCTAGTGGTGGCCCCTTCCGCCGCGGCTGCCAAGGGGGCCGCCAAACGCCAGTGGCTTGCGGGGGCGTTGCAACAGCACAAAGATGACCTGCTGGCCGTAGACGATTGCCTGGCCTTGGAGCAGCTGGAGTTGTGGGGCGACACCTGCTGGCACGTGCAGCTCAGCCCCCACCCCGAGGGTCTCAGCCAGAGCCAGGTGCCCGATTGGTTTGGTTATCGGCCCATCTGA
- a CDS encoding trans-aconitate 2-methyltransferase, with translation MDFFNRQWSSYRAVVEHDLMEHQAVATATALTINDWLAARPGHAPAATMLDLGCGDLALLAPLLKKLPLGRYTGLDLAAVVLPLAAQALGTVPYPSHWREGDLLGWSTGIDGSDPALDQPDILHSAFAIHHLSDGDKERFLGGARRRIQPGGMFLWVDVFREPGETRQAYIDRYVQRITGGWQALSSEQKDHVINHLSQFDMPADREAIQASAEAAGWHWHWAWQGKHRAEAMALLTPA, from the coding sequence ATGGATTTCTTCAATCGGCAGTGGAGCTCCTACCGGGCCGTGGTGGAGCACGATCTGATGGAACACCAGGCCGTGGCCACAGCCACAGCCCTCACCATCAACGACTGGCTGGCCGCCCGCCCCGGCCATGCCCCGGCCGCAACCATGCTGGATTTGGGCTGCGGTGATTTGGCCCTACTGGCACCGCTGCTGAAAAAATTGCCCCTGGGCCGTTACACCGGCCTAGACCTGGCAGCGGTGGTGCTGCCCCTGGCCGCCCAGGCCCTGGGCACAGTGCCCTACCCCAGCCACTGGCGCGAAGGCGACCTCCTGGGCTGGTCGACGGGAATCGATGGGAGCGATCCAGCCCTTGATCAACCCGACATCCTCCACTCAGCCTTCGCCATTCACCACCTCAGCGACGGGGATAAGGAAAGGTTTCTAGGGGGTGCCCGCCGGCGCATCCAACCCGGAGGGATGTTCCTGTGGGTGGATGTGTTTCGCGAGCCGGGAGAAACGCGCCAGGCCTACATCGATCGCTATGTCCAACGCATCACTGGCGGCTGGCAAGCCCTCAGCAGCGAGCAAAAAGATCACGTGATCAACCACCTCAGCCAGTTCGACATGCCGGCAGACCGGGAGGCCATCCAGGCCAGCGCCGAGGCGGCGGGCTGGCATTGGCACTGGGCCTGGCAGGGCAAACACCGGGCCGAGGCCATGGCCCTACTTACTCCGGCTTAG
- a CDS encoding SufS family cysteine desulfurase, translating into MTMAAAPKLANLAALTRPDFPLLAQTACLGQPLIYLDYAATSQKPRQVLEALQRYYDHDNANVHRGAHQLSARATEGFEAARAKTAAFVGAASPNEIVFTRNASEAINLVARTWGEAHLGPGDEVLLTLMEHHSNLVPWQLLAQRTGCKLLHVGLTGTGELDLEDLRSKLSERTKLVSLVQVSNTLGCLNPIAEITSLAHQVGALVLVDACQSLPHLPVDVVELGADFLVGSSHKLCGPTGMGFLWGREALLEAMPPFLGGGEMIQDVYLDHSTWAGLPHKFEAGTPAIGEAIGMGAGLDYLQAIGLDRIHAYEQQLTRQLFDRLRAIEGVEVLGPSPDQQPDRAALAAFTVADLHTNDIAALLDSAGICIRSGHHCTQPLHRHYGLSGSARASLSFTTTPEEIDRFGEELQGAISFLREHS; encoded by the coding sequence ATGACCATGGCGGCTGCACCAAAGCTGGCGAATCTTGCGGCCCTAACCCGCCCCGATTTCCCCCTGCTGGCCCAAACCGCCTGCCTGGGCCAGCCGCTGATCTATCTCGACTACGCCGCCACGAGCCAAAAACCCAGGCAGGTGCTCGAGGCGTTGCAGCGCTACTACGACCACGACAACGCCAATGTGCACCGTGGCGCCCACCAGCTCAGTGCCAGGGCCACCGAAGGTTTTGAGGCTGCCCGCGCCAAGACGGCCGCCTTTGTGGGGGCCGCCAGCCCCAATGAGATCGTCTTCACCCGCAATGCCAGTGAGGCGATCAACCTGGTGGCCCGCACCTGGGGAGAGGCGCACCTGGGCCCCGGCGATGAGGTGTTGCTCACGCTGATGGAGCACCACAGCAACCTGGTGCCCTGGCAACTGCTCGCCCAGCGCACGGGCTGCAAGCTGCTGCACGTGGGCCTTACTGGCACCGGGGAGCTAGATCTCGAGGATTTGCGCTCCAAGCTCAGCGAGCGCACCAAGTTGGTGAGCCTGGTGCAGGTGAGCAACACCCTGGGCTGCCTTAATCCGATTGCCGAAATCACTTCCCTGGCCCACCAGGTTGGGGCCCTGGTGCTGGTGGATGCCTGCCAGAGCCTGCCGCACCTGCCTGTGGACGTGGTTGAGCTGGGGGCTGATTTTTTGGTGGGCAGCTCCCACAAGCTCTGCGGCCCCACGGGCATGGGCTTTTTGTGGGGAAGGGAGGCGCTACTTGAGGCGATGCCCCCGTTTTTGGGTGGTGGCGAAATGATCCAGGACGTCTATCTCGACCACAGCACCTGGGCTGGCTTGCCCCACAAATTTGAGGCTGGGACCCCCGCCATCGGGGAAGCGATTGGCATGGGGGCTGGCCTCGATTACCTGCAGGCCATTGGCCTGGATCGGATCCACGCCTACGAGCAGCAGCTCACCCGCCAACTCTTTGATCGCCTTAGGGCCATCGAGGGCGTCGAAGTGTTGGGTCCAAGCCCGGATCAGCAGCCCGATCGTGCGGCCCTGGCGGCCTTCACGGTGGCGGATTTGCACACCAACGACATCGCCGCCCTGCTCGATTCAGCGGGAATCTGCATCCGCAGTGGCCACCACTGCACCCAGCCCCTGCATCGCCACTATGGCCTCAGCGGCTCGGCGCGGGCCAGCTTGAGCTTCACCACCACCCCTGAGGAAATCGACCGCTTTGGCGAGGAATTACAGGGGGCGATCAGCTTCCTGCGCGAACACAGCTAG
- a CDS encoding SufD family Fe-S cluster assembly protein — MPLISAEPQTSWLAQVAGAPLPGRRHEAWRFTDLALLQAVEPVVLAASDPLAGLELPPGISRIAPPTELRGPGGWLQQLNQAAKPQVLALQVSGEVGPLELAWDAGSAPGLLPLQVRLVLEPGASLELLQVHRSSGANVTSMLSEVELAEGSELKLGVLGLGNAQASLLAQLVIRQAPASRLELTTATGGWGLVRLEPEVEQTRGEAHTQLRSLQLVDGKQMADTHSRVVFGGPGGELDQLHKVVADGAGRSVFNGAVQVPQAAQQTNASQLSRSLLLSDRARVDTKPELEIVADDVKCAHGATVSRLQQNELFYLQSRGIGADQAARLLLRGYCDEVLRAMPAAAGAWKPLATLLGESNR, encoded by the coding sequence ATGCCCTTGATTTCGGCTGAGCCCCAAACCAGCTGGCTGGCCCAGGTGGCCGGTGCCCCCCTGCCGGGGCGTCGCCATGAGGCTTGGCGCTTCACGGATCTCGCCCTCTTGCAGGCCGTGGAACCGGTGGTGCTCGCCGCCAGTGATCCTTTGGCGGGGCTCGAGTTGCCCCCAGGGATTAGTCGGATCGCACCCCCTACTGAGCTGCGGGGGCCTGGCGGTTGGCTCCAGCAGCTAAACCAGGCGGCCAAACCCCAGGTGCTGGCGCTGCAGGTGAGCGGCGAGGTGGGCCCCCTGGAATTGGCCTGGGATGCGGGTTCGGCCCCCGGCCTGTTGCCCCTGCAGGTGCGGCTGGTGCTGGAGCCTGGCGCCAGTCTGGAGTTGCTACAGGTGCATCGCTCCAGTGGAGCCAATGTGACCAGCATGCTGAGTGAGGTGGAGCTGGCGGAAGGTTCTGAGCTGAAGTTGGGAGTGTTGGGTTTGGGCAACGCCCAGGCCAGCCTGCTGGCCCAGCTGGTGATTCGCCAGGCGCCGGCGAGTCGCCTGGAGCTGACCACGGCCACAGGGGGCTGGGGGTTGGTGAGGCTCGAGCCGGAAGTGGAGCAAACCCGGGGCGAGGCCCATACCCAGCTGCGCAGCCTGCAGCTGGTGGATGGCAAGCAGATGGCCGATACCCATAGCCGGGTGGTCTTTGGAGGCCCTGGCGGGGAACTGGACCAGCTGCACAAGGTGGTGGCAGATGGTGCAGGCCGCAGCGTTTTTAATGGGGCGGTGCAGGTGCCGCAGGCAGCCCAACAGACCAACGCCTCCCAGCTCAGCCGCAGCCTGTTGCTCTCCGATCGCGCCCGGGTGGATACCAAGCCCGAGCTGGAGATCGTCGCCGACGATGTGAAGTGCGCCCATGGGGCGACGGTGAGCCGGCTCCAGCAAAACGAGCTGTTTTATCTGCAAAGCCGGGGCATTGGTGCCGATCAAGCTGCCCGCCTGTTGTTGCGGGGCTATTGCGATGAGGTGCTGCGCGCCATGCCGGCGGCAGCTGGGGCCTGGAAACCCTTGGCCACGCTCCTGGGGGAGTCGAACCGATGA
- the sufC gene encoding Fe-S cluster assembly ATPase SufC, whose product MIRSDAPVLLEISDLHARVEDQPILKGVNLTVRAGEIHAVMGRNGSGKSTLSKVLAGHPAYTVTAGSVRYRGEDLLALAPEQRSRLGLFLGFQYPVEIPGVSNLEFLRVSSNARRVELGKEELDTFAFEDLVHGRLGVVQMDAAFLERGVNEGFSGGEKKRNEILQMALLEPAVAILDETDSGLDIDALRIVAAGVNQLATADNATLLVTHYQRLLDLITPDYVHVMAAGRILRTGSKELALELERDGYDWVDQELARLEREPAEVV is encoded by the coding sequence GTGATTCGCTCTGACGCCCCAGTTCTGCTTGAGATCTCTGATCTCCATGCCCGAGTGGAGGATCAGCCGATCCTTAAGGGGGTAAACCTCACGGTGCGTGCTGGTGAAATCCATGCCGTGATGGGTCGTAATGGCAGTGGCAAAAGCACCCTCTCCAAGGTGCTAGCTGGCCACCCTGCCTACACGGTTACTGCCGGCTCGGTTCGTTATCGGGGGGAAGATCTACTTGCCCTGGCCCCAGAGCAGCGCTCAAGGCTGGGCCTGTTTCTTGGTTTCCAGTATCCGGTGGAGATTCCGGGGGTCAGCAACTTGGAATTTCTGCGGGTTTCCAGCAATGCCCGCAGGGTTGAGCTGGGCAAGGAAGAACTCGACACCTTTGCCTTCGAAGATCTGGTGCACGGGCGCCTTGGCGTTGTTCAGATGGATGCGGCCTTCCTGGAGCGGGGAGTGAACGAGGGGTTTTCCGGTGGCGAGAAAAAGCGCAACGAGATCCTGCAGATGGCCTTGTTGGAGCCTGCGGTGGCGATCCTTGATGAAACCGATTCCGGCCTGGACATCGACGCCCTGCGGATCGTGGCCGCTGGGGTCAACCAATTGGCGACGGCCGATAACGCCACCCTGTTGGTGACCCACTACCAGCGCCTTCTCGACTTGATCACCCCCGATTACGTGCATGTAATGGCGGCGGGCCGAATTTTGCGCACCGGCTCCAAGGAATTGGCCCTAGAGCTAGAGCGCGATGGCTACGACTGGGTGGATCAGGAGTTGGCCCGGCTCGAGCGGGAACCGGCGGAGGTGGTTTGA